Proteins co-encoded in one Kutzneria chonburiensis genomic window:
- a CDS encoding dipeptide ABC transporter ATP-binding protein, with amino-acid sequence MSVLDIADLRVSYGSAVAVDGLSVTVSRGEIVALVGESGSGKSTVALAALGLLPRSATVAGTITVAGKNIAEATGEELRQLRGRGAGMVFQEPMTALNPLHTIGFQVAEAIRNHDAKPQRHKRYHDHVVTLLERVGVPEAAKRLKQYPHQLSGGLRQRVLIAIAIAAGPGLILADEPTTSLDVTVQQQILDLLRDIRDTEGTGTLLITHNLGVVADVADRVLVLRNGKVVEEADTETLFAAPKADYTKKLLAAVPKLGDTRHEEQPAVENPVLRLDNIVVEYHGRRVVDDVSLHVGRGEIVGLVGESGSGKTTLAQCALGLVKPRSGMVTLFDGKLDRRRLGVVFQDPASSLDPTKTVAQTIAEPLVIHTRAGRAERLRKVRELMDAVELPHTLLDRRGHELSGGQRQRVSLARAVVLGPDLLIADEPTSALDVSVQAAVLDVLERLHAEFGFGCLFISHDLAVVDRVCERVAVLRAGHLVEQGPCATVLHQPTHPYTQALLLASPVPDPAAQRDRRRLTSA; translated from the coding sequence ATGAGTGTTCTGGACATCGCCGACCTGCGGGTCAGCTACGGTTCCGCCGTCGCCGTCGACGGCCTGTCGGTGACCGTGTCCAGGGGCGAGATCGTCGCCCTCGTCGGCGAGTCGGGCTCGGGCAAGAGCACGGTCGCGCTGGCGGCGCTCGGCCTGCTCCCCCGGTCCGCCACCGTGGCCGGCACGATCACGGTGGCCGGCAAGAACATCGCCGAAGCAACCGGCGAAGAGCTGCGGCAGCTGCGCGGGCGTGGCGCGGGCATGGTGTTCCAGGAGCCGATGACCGCGCTGAACCCGTTGCACACCATCGGCTTCCAGGTCGCCGAGGCAATACGCAACCATGACGCCAAGCCACAACGACACAAGCGCTACCACGACCACGTTGTCACACTCCTCGAACGCGTCGGCGTGCCGGAGGCGGCCAAACGGCTCAAGCAGTATCCGCACCAGCTTTCCGGCGGCCTGCGGCAACGCGTGCTGATCGCCATCGCGATCGCCGCCGGCCCCGGGCTGATCCTGGCCGACGAGCCGACCACGTCCCTCGATGTCACCGTGCAGCAGCAGATCCTCGATCTGCTGCGGGACATCCGCGACACCGAGGGCACCGGCACGCTGCTGATCACCCACAACCTCGGCGTGGTGGCCGACGTCGCCGACCGGGTGCTGGTGCTGCGCAACGGAAAGGTCGTCGAGGAGGCGGACACCGAGACACTGTTCGCCGCCCCGAAGGCCGACTACACCAAGAAACTCCTGGCCGCCGTGCCGAAACTCGGCGACACCCGGCACGAGGAACAGCCGGCCGTCGAGAACCCGGTGCTCAGGCTGGACAACATCGTGGTGGAGTACCACGGTCGCCGCGTCGTCGACGACGTGTCGCTGCACGTCGGCCGCGGCGAGATCGTCGGCCTGGTCGGCGAGTCCGGCTCCGGCAAGACCACACTGGCCCAGTGCGCGCTCGGTCTGGTCAAGCCCAGGTCCGGCATGGTCACCCTCTTCGACGGCAAGCTGGACCGCCGCCGCCTTGGCGTGGTGTTCCAGGACCCGGCGTCCTCTTTGGACCCGACCAAGACCGTGGCGCAGACCATCGCCGAGCCGCTGGTGATCCACACCAGGGCCGGCAGGGCCGAGCGGCTGCGCAAGGTCCGGGAGCTGATGGACGCCGTCGAGCTGCCGCACACCCTGCTGGACCGCCGCGGCCACGAGTTGTCCGGCGGCCAGCGGCAACGGGTCAGCCTGGCCCGGGCCGTGGTGCTGGGACCGGATCTGCTGATCGCCGACGAGCCGACCAGCGCCCTGGACGTCTCGGTGCAGGCGGCGGTACTGGACGTGCTGGAGCGGCTGCACGCGGAGTTCGGCTTCGGCTGCCTGTTCATCAGCCACGATCTCGCGGTGGTTGATCGCGTCTGTGAGCGGGTTGCCGTGCTGCGGGCCGGCCACCTGGTCGAGCAGGGGCCGTGCGCCACCGTGCTGCACCAGCCCACGCACCCGTACACGCAGGCCCTGCTGCTCGCCTCGCCCGTGCCGGATCCGGCCGCACAGCGCGACCGACGGCGGCTGACCAGCGCCTGA
- a CDS encoding YdcF family protein → MNTVVWLAFGLGWTLVFLISFLIDRRRLRNGVYLVFALFFLSFAGLGAARSVSPWLAVVPLALLAIGVPLTTVALTVFLFVNGFTMIRREGLRLSSVLTTLAGLVIVAFFGLTLLAVGSENRFLISAFIGIGGMLFYISFVFCCFLLYSVFYGRVRQRQDVDFVVVLGAGLIRGEVSKLLAGRLDRGRQVWERVRGRGGAPLMITSGGQGADEPVSEARAMADYLISTGVPAEAIRLEDKSTTTLENLTFSRRIMLADKPDYRCTIVTSNYHVLRAALYARRAKVNGQVLGAPTARYFWPNAFLREFVAVLVENRWKNIVLCLMFGAVGLIGLVK, encoded by the coding sequence ATGAACACGGTGGTGTGGCTGGCGTTCGGCCTCGGCTGGACGCTGGTGTTCCTGATCAGCTTCCTGATCGACCGCCGCCGGCTGCGCAACGGTGTGTACCTCGTGTTCGCGCTGTTCTTCCTGTCCTTCGCCGGGCTCGGCGCCGCCAGGTCGGTGTCGCCGTGGCTGGCCGTGGTCCCGCTGGCGCTGCTGGCCATCGGCGTGCCGCTGACCACGGTGGCGCTGACCGTGTTCCTGTTCGTCAACGGCTTCACCATGATCCGGCGCGAAGGGCTGCGGCTGTCCTCGGTGCTGACCACGCTGGCCGGCCTGGTGATCGTCGCCTTCTTCGGGCTGACGCTGCTGGCCGTCGGCTCCGAGAACCGGTTCCTGATCTCGGCGTTCATCGGCATCGGCGGCATGCTGTTCTACATCTCGTTCGTGTTCTGCTGTTTCCTGCTGTACTCGGTGTTCTACGGCCGGGTGCGGCAGCGCCAGGACGTGGACTTCGTGGTGGTGCTGGGCGCCGGGCTGATCCGCGGCGAGGTGTCCAAGCTGCTGGCCGGCCGGCTGGACCGCGGCCGGCAGGTGTGGGAGCGGGTGCGGGGCCGTGGCGGCGCGCCGCTGATGATCACGTCTGGCGGGCAGGGCGCGGACGAGCCCGTGTCGGAGGCCCGGGCGATGGCCGACTACCTGATCTCCACCGGCGTGCCGGCCGAGGCCATCCGGCTCGAGGACAAGTCCACCACCACGCTGGAGAACCTGACCTTCAGCCGGCGGATCATGCTGGCCGACAAGCCGGACTACCGCTGCACCATCGTCACGAGCAACTATCACGTGCTGCGGGCCGCGCTGTACGCCCGGCGGGCCAAGGTGAACGGGCAGGTGCTCGGCGCGCCGACGGCCCGCTACTTCTGGCCCAACGCCTTCCTGCGCGAGTTCGTGGCCGTGCTGGTGGAGAACCGGTGGAAGAACATCGTGCTGTGCCTGATGTT
- a CDS encoding ABC transporter permease, which produces MTMMPARFRLRSNRLAVAGTVILLLVLAFCLLGPLLYHTDQVHTDLGASRLSPGQQGHPLGTDDLGYDVLGRLMVAGRTSLAIGVLAGLLATAIGAIWGALAGYAGGWLDAVLMRVVDTGVAIPALFLLLVAATLITPSVLVLSLVIGCVSWLVPARLLRAEAATLRERDFIKAITVMGAGRLRVVFSHLLPNAVGTLVVAGTLQIAEAILLVAYVSFLGLGVPPPATDWGAMLSKGITYTYDGAWWLILPPGIAIVLVVCAINFVGDGLRDAFAARGRA; this is translated from the coding sequence ATGACCATGATGCCCGCCCGATTCCGCCTGCGCAGCAACCGATTGGCCGTCGCCGGCACGGTGATCCTGCTGCTGGTGCTGGCTTTCTGCCTGCTCGGCCCGCTGCTCTACCACACCGACCAGGTGCACACCGACCTCGGCGCGTCCCGGCTTTCCCCTGGGCAGCAGGGACATCCGCTCGGCACCGACGACCTCGGCTACGACGTGCTGGGCCGACTGATGGTCGCCGGCCGGACCTCGCTGGCCATCGGCGTGCTGGCCGGCCTGCTGGCCACGGCCATCGGCGCGATCTGGGGCGCGCTCGCCGGCTACGCCGGCGGTTGGCTCGACGCGGTGCTGATGCGCGTCGTCGACACCGGCGTGGCCATTCCCGCACTGTTCCTGCTGCTCGTCGCGGCCACGCTGATCACGCCATCGGTGCTGGTGCTGTCACTGGTGATCGGCTGCGTGTCCTGGCTGGTGCCGGCGCGGTTGCTGCGGGCCGAGGCGGCGACGTTGCGGGAACGGGACTTCATCAAGGCCATCACGGTGATGGGCGCCGGCCGGCTGCGGGTGGTGTTCAGCCACCTGCTGCCCAACGCGGTCGGCACGCTGGTGGTGGCCGGCACCCTCCAGATCGCCGAGGCGATCCTGCTGGTGGCGTACGTGAGCTTCCTCGGGCTTGGCGTGCCGCCGCCGGCCACCGACTGGGGCGCGATGCTGAGCAAGGGCATCACGTACACCTATGACGGCGCGTGGTGGCTGATCCTGCCGCCCGGCATCGCGATCGTGCTGGTGGTCTGCGCGATCAACTTCGTCGGCGACGGGCTGCGCGACGCGTTCGCGGCGAGGGGGCGGGCATGA